In the Lepus europaeus isolate LE1 chromosome 18, mLepTim1.pri, whole genome shotgun sequence genome, one interval contains:
- the LOC133777209 gene encoding LOW QUALITY PROTEIN: zinc finger protein 260-like (The sequence of the model RefSeq protein was modified relative to this genomic sequence to represent the inferred CDS: inserted 2 bases in 1 codon), giving the protein MIAFEDLAVYFTWEEWQNMNQAQKILYRDVMLETYSSLFSLGYCMTKPDLIFKLEQGAEPWMGEECLHQSLPVAMKLDELIKTNQKSLEKNLNQGVMKNSKTLTSKGVEFRKTLNLSSSHIPKLSIRKRNYPEIEQALEQIGQGKVFKRKNIFCESEKLFMVETCNKSTATIGKITQVLQDFHKNSNLSIHQQSPKRENVYKYIGPVGPVIYPSHLRMNHRPNIGKKSYACKTCGKSFSNKFCHALHHSTHIVGNPHVCNDCGETTHQKSDLIRHQRIHKRLKSYKCNDCGKFFGQKKYLINHQRIHTGEKPYECNDCGKTFGQNSNLRKHQRIHTGDKRYECNDCGKTFSRKAHLINHQRIHTGDKPYECNDCGKSFGRKSTLTNHQRSHTGEKPYECSDCGKTFGRKSTLTNHQRIHTGDKPYECNDCGKTFGHKSHLINHQRIHTGDKPYECNDCGKAFGHKSHLINHQRSHTGEKPYECNHCGKAFGRKSRLTNHQRSHTGEKPYECSGCGKTFGQNSNLRKHQRIHTGEKSYECTDCGKTFGQKPHLINHQRIHTGDKPYECNDCGKSFGHKSHLINHQRSHTGEKPYECNHCGKAIGHKSTLINHQRSHTGEKPYECSDCGKTFGQNSNLRRHQRIHTGDKRYECNDCGKTFSRKAHLINHQRIHTGEKPYECNYCGKTFCKNSHLINHQSXHTGEKPYECNDCGKTFGQKSQLKMHQRIHTGEKPYECNDLKSLC; this is encoded by the exons ggtACTGCATgaccaaacctgacttgatcttcaagttggagcaaggagcagagccctggATGGGGGAAGAATGCCTACatcagagccttccag tTGCCATGAAACTGGATGAACTGATTAAGACCAACCAGAAAAGTCTGGAGAAAAATCTGAATCAGGGTGTTATGAAAAATAGTAAGACATTAACTTCCAAGGGAGTTGAATTCAGAAAAACACTTAATTTAAGTTCAAGCCATATTCCAAAATTGAGTATCAGAAAGAGAAACTATCCAGAAATAGAGCAGGCACTTGAACAAATTGGACAAGGGAAAGTcttcaaaaggaagaatatatTCTGTGAATCTGAGAAGCTTTTTATGGTAGAAACCTGTAATAAGTCAACTGCCACTATTGGCAAGATAACTCAAGTACTACAAGATTTCCATAAAAATTCTAACCTCAGTATACATCAACAAAGTCCCAAAAGAGagaatgtttataaatatattggGCCTGTGGGACCTGTCATTTACCCATCACATCTTAGAATGAATCATAGACCAAATATAGGGAAGAAATCTTATGCATGTAAAACTTGTGGGAAATCATTCAGTAATAAATTCTGCCATGCCCTCCATCACAGCACTCACATAGTGGGAAACCCTCATGTATGTAATGATTGTGGAGAAACCACTCACCAGAAGTCAGATCTCAttagacatcagagaattcacaaaaGGTTGAAatcttataaatgtaatgactgtgggaagTTCTTTGGCCAGAAGAAatacctcataaatcatcagagaatccacacaggcgagaaaccttatgaatgtaatgactgtggaaaaacctttggccaaAATTCAaacctcagaaagcatcagagaattcacacaggggataagcgTTATGAGTGCAATGACTGTGGGAAAACCTTTAGCCGTAAAGcacacctcataaatcatcagagaattcacacaggggataagccttatgaatgcaatgactgtggaaaatccTTTGGCCGGAaatcaacactcacaaatcatcagagaagtcacacaggggagaaaccttatgaatgcagtgactgtgggaaaACCTTTGGCCGGAaatcaacactcacaaatcatcagagaattcacacaggggataagccttatgagtgcaatgactgtgggaaaacctttggccataagtcacacctcataaatcatcagagaattcacacaggggataagccttatgaatgcaatgactgtggaaaagcctttggccataagtcacacctcataaatcatcagagaagtcacacaggggagaaaccttatgaatgtaatcatTGTGGGAAAGCCTTTGGCCGGAAATCAAGACTCacaaatcatcagagaagtcacacaggggagaaaccttatgaatgcagtggctgtggaaaaacctttggccaaAATTCAaacctcagaaagcatcagagaattcacacaggggaaaaGAGTTATGAGTGCACTGACTGTGGGAAAACCTTTGGCCAGAAAccacacctcataaatcatcagagaattcacacaggggataagccttatgaatgcaatgactgtggaaaatcctttggccataagtcacacctcataaatcatcagagaagtcacacaggtgagaaaccttatgaatgtaatcatTGTGGAAAAGCCATTGGCCACAAATCAAcactcataaatcatcagagaagtcacacaggggagaaaccttatgaatgcagtgactgtggaaaaacctttggccaaAATTCAAACCTCAGAaggcatcagagaattcacacaggggataagcgTTATGAGTGCAATGACTGTGGGAAAACCTTTAGCCGTAAAGCACACCTCATAAatcaccagagaattcacacaggggagaaaccttatgaatgcaattactgtggaaaaaccttttgCAAGAATtcacacctcataaatcatcagag tcacacaggggagaaaccttatgaatgcaatgactgtggaaaaacctttggccagaaatcacaactcaaaatgcatcagagaattcacacaggggagaaaccttatgaatgtaatgacttgAAAAGTCTTTGCTGA